One region of Mucilaginibacter gotjawali genomic DNA includes:
- a CDS encoding type II toxin-antitoxin system YafQ family toxin, whose protein sequence is MFEIVTSTKFLKDLKLLKKRSADDFHALQQLITVLAEKGHTGLEKKHRPHKLTGNYKGYWECHVKPDLLLIWDENEQINLLELVRTGSHADLF, encoded by the coding sequence ATGTTCGAAATTGTTACCTCAACCAAGTTCCTAAAAGATTTAAAATTACTTAAAAAACGGTCGGCTGACGATTTTCATGCGTTACAGCAATTAATAACCGTTCTCGCCGAAAAAGGCCACACCGGCCTCGAAAAAAAACATCGCCCACACAAACTTACCGGCAATTATAAAGGCTATTGGGAATGCCATGTAAAACCAGATCTTCTACTTATATGGGACGAAAATGAACAAATAAACCTGCTTGAATTGGTCCGGACCGGTTCGCATGCTGATTTGTTTTAA
- a CDS encoding DUF3800 domain-containing protein yields MDLVVDEHGENDFMRQFKKYVQREHMPNLFSGGDFNFGASHGNTMIQLADFIAGTLGRCFDETKISKESKDFLNILQPKITSLNHFPSDNRSYYTEAVKEEATFNPEIAAAGFNSANLFIDQKKVKSQYDTDQINCVKLLLLYFNNYGFNKYTGTKELIRHLTVGRPDSLTEHNFRTKVIGKVRDAGVLVVSSSAGENTGYKLPSSLEDLHKFISHGNSMIMPMLQRIKLFRDKIKLSTLNGTDIVEKNEFKELKKLLDSFK; encoded by the coding sequence TTGGATTTAGTTGTGGACGAACACGGGGAAAACGATTTCATGCGCCAGTTTAAAAAATATGTACAGCGCGAGCATATGCCCAATCTTTTTTCAGGTGGCGATTTTAATTTTGGGGCAAGCCATGGCAACACAATGATACAACTGGCAGATTTTATAGCAGGAACCTTAGGAAGATGTTTTGACGAAACAAAAATATCAAAAGAAAGTAAGGACTTTCTGAATATTTTGCAGCCCAAGATCACAAGCCTTAATCATTTTCCAAGCGATAACCGATCATATTATACTGAAGCCGTTAAAGAAGAAGCAACCTTTAACCCGGAAATCGCCGCAGCCGGCTTTAACAGCGCTAATCTATTTATCGATCAAAAGAAAGTAAAAAGCCAGTATGACACCGATCAAATTAACTGCGTCAAGTTGCTTCTATTATATTTCAATAATTACGGATTCAACAAATACACGGGGACGAAAGAATTGATTCGACATTTGACCGTCGGTAGGCCGGATTCCCTAACAGAACATAATTTCAGGACCAAAGTTATTGGCAAGGTCCGGGATGCGGGAGTCTTGGTCGTTAGCAGTAGCGCAGGTGAGAACACTGGCTACAAATTGCCTTCCTCTTTGGAAGATCTGCATAAATTCATTAGCCACGGAAACAGTATGATCATGCCCATGCTACAACGCATTAAATTATTCAGGGACAAAATCAAACTATCGACCCTTAACGGCACCGATATTGTGGAAAAAAATGAGTTCAAAGAATTAAAAAAGCTTTTGGATAGTTTTAAATAG
- a CDS encoding zinc-dependent metalloprotease — MPGYLKVNRYVLIAALIGGAAVSSCKTKKEAETLTVKTTTPNGTTTTATVSKDKKEGIKKFSDVIPEKTKVDKGLFNTYKVENKYYYEIPDSLLGREMEVITRFLKTPANIKVFTQQYGGEEANEQVWKWERHDKQIFIKVPSYTIRADSTSDMYKSVKNSNLDAILASFDIKAYNKDTTGVVIDVTDFYNGDVAAIGITDEIKKAYKISGVDNSRSYIDTIKSFPINIEARTLKTYRAGESPTDNSNAAITFEFNTSMLLLPKTPMKPRLSDNRVGFFGQTQTDYGTDAQKAQVTSYIHRWKLEPKDEAAYARGELVEPKKQIVFYIDPATPKKWVPYLIAGINDWNAAFEAAGFKNAIVGKEAPTPKEDPEFSTEDARYTVVRYFASDVENAYGPHISDPRTGEILESHVGWYHNVMNLLRDWYFVQTSAANGDARHAKFTDEQMGNLIRFVSSHEIGHTLGLPHNFGSSYAYPVDSLRSKTFTDKHGTAPSIMDYARFNYIAQPGDGVTHFYPQIGEYDKWAIKWGYTWFPGKKTPKQDKETLDEWVKEKAGNPLYYYGRQGTMIDPRLQSEDLGDNAMKAGAYGIANLKRILPNIETWTYQKGQDYSDLQELYLEVLTQFYRYMGHVVTNVGGMNENFKTYDQNGPVYDFISKDKQHDAIAFFNTQLFTTPSWLINSPELSKFDNGVMVNRVKSVQTAVLNNVLFPPRLSRMYDNEAKNGTKAYTVADLFNDLRGGIFTGGKPDVYKRNLQRAYIEDLKSLLTDDFKGIPGISSSQLASYGMTPINMVLSDIRPMVRVELKLIDSRLPKGGDPITAAHYADLDARIKDALNPNKPVINLPASTGRALTLDLPVDENIEPGNGSRP; from the coding sequence ATGCCCGGATATTTAAAAGTAAACCGTTACGTGTTAATTGCGGCCCTGATAGGCGGTGCCGCAGTCAGCTCGTGCAAAACCAAAAAGGAGGCGGAAACGCTCACTGTTAAAACTACCACGCCCAACGGAACAACCACTACGGCCACCGTTAGCAAAGACAAAAAGGAAGGCATTAAAAAATTCAGCGACGTGATCCCTGAGAAAACCAAGGTTGACAAGGGCCTTTTTAATACCTATAAAGTAGAGAATAAGTATTATTACGAGATCCCGGACTCGCTGCTGGGCCGCGAGATGGAGGTGATTACCCGTTTCCTGAAAACGCCCGCCAATATCAAGGTATTTACCCAACAATACGGCGGCGAAGAAGCCAATGAGCAGGTATGGAAGTGGGAGCGCCATGATAAACAGATTTTTATTAAGGTGCCCAGCTATACGATAAGGGCCGATAGTACCAGCGATATGTACAAATCGGTAAAAAACTCCAACCTGGATGCTATCCTGGCTTCATTTGATATTAAGGCCTATAATAAAGATACTACCGGGGTAGTAATTGATGTTACTGATTTTTATAATGGCGATGTAGCCGCCATAGGCATCACCGATGAAATAAAAAAGGCTTATAAGATCTCGGGCGTTGATAACAGCCGCTCGTATATCGATACCATCAAAAGCTTCCCTATAAATATTGAGGCGCGCACGCTCAAAACCTACCGTGCGGGCGAGTCGCCAACAGATAACAGCAACGCGGCCATTACCTTTGAGTTTAACACCTCGATGCTGCTGCTGCCAAAAACACCCATGAAGCCGCGTTTGAGCGACAACAGGGTGGGGTTTTTCGGGCAAACGCAAACTGATTACGGCACCGATGCCCAAAAGGCCCAGGTTACCTCGTACATCCATCGCTGGAAACTGGAGCCAAAGGACGAAGCTGCCTATGCCCGCGGCGAACTGGTTGAACCAAAGAAACAGATCGTATTTTACATTGATCCGGCCACGCCTAAAAAATGGGTGCCTTACCTCATCGCAGGTATTAACGATTGGAATGCCGCTTTTGAGGCCGCAGGATTTAAAAACGCCATTGTGGGCAAAGAAGCTCCAACACCTAAAGAGGATCCTGAATTCAGCACAGAAGATGCACGCTATACGGTAGTGCGTTATTTTGCTTCGGACGTGGAGAATGCCTACGGCCCGCATATATCTGACCCGCGTACAGGCGAGATCCTGGAAAGCCATGTGGGTTGGTACCATAACGTAATGAATTTACTGCGCGACTGGTATTTTGTGCAAACCTCGGCCGCTAACGGCGACGCCCGCCACGCTAAATTTACGGATGAGCAAATGGGGAATCTGATCCGTTTTGTTTCGTCGCATGAGATCGGGCACACGCTTGGTTTACCGCATAACTTTGGGTCAAGCTACGCTTACCCGGTTGATTCGCTAAGGTCAAAAACTTTTACTGATAAGCATGGCACGGCGCCATCCATTATGGATTATGCCCGCTTTAACTATATTGCGCAGCCCGGCGACGGGGTTACCCACTTTTATCCGCAGATAGGCGAATATGATAAATGGGCCATTAAATGGGGCTATACCTGGTTCCCGGGTAAGAAAACGCCAAAGCAGGACAAAGAAACGCTGGATGAATGGGTGAAGGAAAAGGCCGGTAACCCATTGTACTACTACGGCCGCCAGGGCACGATGATCGATCCGCGCCTGCAAAGCGAGGACCTGGGCGATAACGCCATGAAGGCCGGCGCTTACGGCATAGCCAATTTAAAACGCATTTTGCCTAACATAGAAACATGGACCTACCAGAAAGGCCAGGATTACAGCGATCTGCAGGAATTATACCTGGAAGTATTAACCCAGTTTTACCGCTACATGGGCCATGTGGTTACCAACGTTGGCGGCATGAACGAAAACTTTAAAACGTATGATCAAAACGGACCTGTTTATGACTTTATAAGTAAAGATAAACAGCACGACGCCATCGCATTTTTTAACACACAATTATTTACTACTCCATCGTGGCTTATCAACAGCCCCGAATTAAGCAAGTTTGACAACGGTGTTATGGTAAACCGGGTAAAAAGTGTACAAACCGCTGTACTGAATAATGTGCTTTTTCCGCCGCGACTGTCCAGAATGTACGACAATGAAGCGAAAAATGGTACTAAAGCCTATACAGTTGCTGACCTTTTTAATGACCTGCGCGGCGGGATATTTACTGGCGGCAAACCTGATGTATATAAAAGAAACCTGCAACGTGCATATATTGAGGACCTGAAAAGTTTATTAACCGATGATTTTAAGGGCATCCCCGGAATTTCTTCAAGTCAGCTTGCCTCCTATGGTATGACGCCAATTAATATGGTTTTGTCGGATATCAGGCCCATGGTACGTGTAGAATTAAAGCTGATTGATTCGCGTTTACCTAAAGGCGGTGACCCGATAACGGCGGCGCATTATGCCGACCTTGACGCCAGGATAAAAGATGCATTGAATCCAAATAAACCGGTGATCAATTTGCCGGCATCAACCGGCAGAGCACTAACACTTGACCTTCCGGTGGACGAAAACATTGAGCCTGGCAATGGTAGCCGCCCTTAG
- a CDS encoding RtcB family protein — protein MEKEKITNNELKALGINEVEVLVNFSRVANGLLKHGVMDRNQILANLEALIDDPMPYALKKGGKFKNLAEDVIALRKEGKFVKQQRSIHTLKAEIADFPVFGIEHIETGALAQMKTAIQLPIAVAGALMPDAHQGYGLPIGGVLATTANTIIPFAVGVDIACRMCLSIFDMPAATVDSETDLLKGLLLDHTNFGMGGVTEKYHDTSLFDSKTWGETKVIRNLKDKAYAQLGTSGTGNHFVEWGELTIAEGALAGIPAGAYLALLSHSGSRGFGGNIANYYSKIAMTKTKLPPEAKHLAWLDLDKDEGQEYWIAMNLAGEYASANHHEIHHKIAKALNLAPLMMIENHHNFAWKEQLADGTEVMVHRKGATPAGEGVLGIIPGSMSTPGFVVRGKGDAASINSASHGAGRLMSRSAAFKTIDKAAVAANLIDKRITLMGSDIDEAPMVYKDIHTVMAAQTNLVEVLAKFEPRIVRMADAKERPED, from the coding sequence ATGGAAAAAGAAAAAATAACCAATAACGAACTCAAAGCGCTCGGCATTAACGAAGTGGAGGTGCTTGTCAACTTTAGCCGGGTGGCTAATGGCTTGCTGAAACATGGCGTAATGGACCGTAACCAGATCCTGGCTAACCTGGAGGCGCTGATTGACGACCCGATGCCTTATGCCCTTAAAAAAGGCGGCAAGTTTAAAAACCTGGCCGAAGACGTGATCGCCCTGCGCAAGGAAGGCAAATTTGTAAAACAGCAGCGCAGTATCCACACGTTGAAGGCCGAAATTGCTGATTTCCCGGTTTTCGGGATCGAACATATCGAGACGGGGGCGCTGGCACAGATGAAAACAGCTATACAATTGCCCATAGCTGTCGCCGGCGCCCTGATGCCCGATGCGCACCAGGGCTACGGCCTGCCCATTGGCGGCGTGCTGGCCACTACGGCCAATACCATTATACCCTTTGCCGTGGGCGTGGATATTGCCTGCCGCATGTGCCTCAGCATTTTCGACATGCCGGCCGCAACTGTTGACAGCGAAACGGATCTGCTGAAAGGACTGTTGCTTGACCATACCAATTTCGGTATGGGCGGGGTTACTGAAAAATACCATGATACCTCGCTGTTCGACAGTAAAACATGGGGCGAAACCAAAGTGATCCGTAATTTAAAGGACAAGGCCTACGCGCAGCTGGGTACCAGCGGCACGGGCAACCATTTTGTGGAATGGGGCGAACTCACCATCGCCGAAGGCGCCTTGGCAGGCATCCCGGCGGGGGCCTATTTGGCGCTGTTGTCGCATTCCGGGTCGCGGGGCTTTGGGGGGAATATCGCGAATTATTACTCGAAGATTGCCATGACCAAAACCAAATTGCCGCCCGAGGCCAAACATTTGGCCTGGCTCGACCTGGATAAGGACGAAGGGCAGGAATACTGGATAGCGATGAACCTGGCCGGCGAATATGCCAGCGCCAACCACCACGAGATCCATCATAAAATTGCGAAGGCTTTGAATTTGGCGCCGCTGATGATGATAGAAAACCATCACAACTTTGCCTGGAAGGAACAGCTTGCCGACGGTACCGAAGTAATGGTACACCGCAAAGGCGCCACCCCGGCCGGCGAAGGCGTGCTGGGTATTATCCCCGGCAGCATGAGCACGCCCGGCTTCGTGGTGCGCGGCAAAGGCGACGCGGCCAGCATCAACTCCGCCAGTCATGGTGCCGGCCGGTTGATGAGCCGCAGCGCCGCCTTTAAAACCATCGACAAAGCCGCCGTGGCCGCCAACCTCATCGATAAACGCATCACCCTGATGGGCAGCGACATTGACGAGGCCCCCATGGTGTATAAAGATATCCACACCGTTATGGCCGCCCAAACCAACCTGGTAGAAGTACTGGCAAAGTTTGAACCAAGGATAGTAAGAATGGCAGATGCGAAGGAGAGACCGGAGGATTAG
- a CDS encoding helix-turn-helix transcriptional regulator has protein sequence MPVNRNALIRYRTLDSCLQNRYKKWTLDDLIDACADALYEYQGINTGVSRRTIQADIEMMRSNKLGYEAPIVVVDKKYYTYSDKAYSITNIPLNNHDMQVLGEVTSLLQQFKGFNHFTDLSEMVSKLEDKIYTQKTHSPPVIDFEKNDNLKGLEWIEVIRKAIVAKNSIAVTYRSFKAREASTFGFSPYLLKEYRNRWFVLGLSHARNSPLLTLALDRVQAIDVHEDAYRENNSINLATYYSDVLGVTKSPNQRDCEVVFWIDNANAPYIITKPVHHTQKMLSEDEEGKIFSIRVISNFELERELLGFGSKIRVLGPRHLVKQIKTELARALDRYENTSPGSS, from the coding sequence ATGCCTGTTAACCGCAACGCCCTCATCCGCTACCGCACCCTGGACAGCTGCCTCCAAAACCGCTATAAAAAATGGACGCTGGACGACCTGATCGACGCCTGTGCCGATGCCCTGTACGAATACCAGGGCATCAATACCGGCGTAAGCCGCCGCACCATACAGGCCGATATCGAGATGATGCGCAGCAACAAGCTGGGTTACGAAGCGCCGATAGTGGTGGTGGATAAAAAGTATTATACCTATAGCGATAAAGCGTACAGCATCACCAATATCCCCCTTAACAACCACGATATGCAGGTTTTGGGCGAGGTGACCAGCCTGCTGCAGCAGTTTAAAGGCTTTAACCATTTTACCGACCTAAGCGAAATGGTGAGCAAGCTGGAAGATAAGATCTACACGCAAAAAACGCACAGCCCGCCGGTGATCGATTTTGAAAAGAATGATAACCTGAAGGGGTTGGAGTGGATTGAGGTGATCAGGAAGGCCATTGTGGCGAAAAATTCTATTGCTGTTACTTACAGGTCGTTTAAGGCGCGGGAGGCAAGCACCTTTGGTTTCAGCCCGTATTTACTGAAGGAATACCGCAACCGGTGGTTTGTGCTGGGGCTGTCGCATGCGCGGAATTCGCCTTTGTTAACGCTGGCGCTGGATAGGGTGCAGGCCATTGATGTGCATGAGGATGCCTACCGCGAAAACAATAGCATCAACCTGGCCACGTATTACAGCGATGTTTTAGGGGTAACCAAAAGCCCCAACCAGCGGGATTGCGAGGTGGTGTTTTGGATAGACAATGCCAATGCGCCCTACATCATTACCAAACCGGTACACCATACCCAAAAAATGTTGAGTGAGGATGAAGAAGGCAAGATCTTCAGCATCCGGGTGATCTCCAACTTTGAGCTGGAACGGGAGCTGCTGGGTTTTGGGTCGAAAATAAGGGTTTTGGGCCCACGCCACCTGGTAAAGCAAATAAAAACCGAGTTGGCAAGGGCATTGGACAGATATGAAAATACCAGCCCGGGGAGCAGTTAA